From Mycobacterium lacus, one genomic window encodes:
- a CDS encoding VOC family protein: MSEHEVKMIVLSTDDLDESIRFYSETLGMPLKFRDGAHFAALDGGPVTLALATAVDHPMPGQVVVGIKTADVDGAAKAVEASGGGIVKGPYDDAHERRAVVYDNKGNGLVFYKPLAR; this comes from the coding sequence TTGAGCGAGCACGAAGTAAAAATGATCGTCTTGTCGACCGACGACCTCGATGAATCGATCCGGTTTTACAGCGAGACCTTGGGGATGCCGCTCAAATTCCGCGACGGAGCCCACTTTGCAGCCCTCGACGGTGGACCGGTCACTCTCGCCCTGGCGACCGCGGTGGACCATCCCATGCCCGGGCAGGTCGTCGTCGGCATCAAGACCGCCGACGTCGACGGTGCGGCGAAGGCGGTCGAGGCCAGTGGCGGTGGCATCGTGAAAGGCCCGTACGACGACGCACACGAACGCCGCGCCGTGGTCTACGACAACAAGGGCAACGGCTTGGTCTTCTACAAACCGCTGGCCCGGTGA
- a CDS encoding TVP38/TMEM64 family protein, whose translation MVDNDGSPPASRRRHIVRLAVFAGFLFALFYLVAVARVIDVEGVRRAVSATGPAAPLTYVVVSAVLGALFMPGSVLAAGSGLLFGPVVGIFVTLGAAVGTAIVASLVGRRAGRASARALLGTKRADRIDALIERRGLWAVVGQRFVPGISDALASYAFGAFGVPLWQMAVGAFIGSAPRAFVYTTLGASIRNLSSPLAYTAIAVWCVTAIVGAFAARHGYQHWREHAGRDPDSGVPDSDPEGGTRGRQR comes from the coding sequence ATGGTCGACAACGACGGTTCCCCACCGGCATCGCGACGACGCCACATCGTGCGTCTCGCCGTCTTCGCCGGCTTCCTGTTCGCGCTGTTCTACCTGGTGGCCGTTGCGCGGGTCATCGACGTCGAGGGGGTGCGGCGCGCGGTCTCGGCGACGGGGCCGGCGGCGCCGCTGACCTACGTCGTGGTGTCGGCCGTTCTGGGCGCGTTGTTCATGCCGGGCTCGGTTCTTGCCGCGGGCAGCGGGCTGCTGTTCGGCCCGGTCGTGGGCATCTTCGTGACGCTGGGTGCGGCGGTGGGCACCGCGATCGTCGCGAGCCTGGTCGGACGGCGGGCTGGCCGAGCCAGCGCGCGGGCGCTGCTGGGAACGAAACGCGCCGACCGCATCGACGCGCTGATCGAACGACGCGGACTGTGGGCCGTCGTCGGTCAGCGCTTCGTGCCCGGCATATCGGATGCGCTCGCCTCGTATGCGTTCGGCGCGTTCGGAGTTCCGTTGTGGCAGATGGCCGTCGGTGCGTTTATCGGTTCGGCGCCGCGGGCGTTCGTCTACACCACGCTGGGCGCCTCGATCAGGAATCTGTCGTCGCCGTTGGCGTACACCGCGATAGCGGTCTGGTGCGTGACCGCGATCGTCGGCGCGTTCGCCGCCCGGCATGGATACCAACACTGGCGTGAGCACGCCGGCCGCGACCCGGACAGCGGCGTCCCAGATTCGGATCCCGAGGGCGGGACGCGGGGCCGCCAGCGATGA
- a CDS encoding FIST signal transduction protein — MRIGVGVSTAADARQAAVEAAAHARDELAGEPPSLAVLLGSRAHTDQAADVLEAVQETVKPPALIGCVAQGIVAGRHEMENEPAVTVWLASGLAAETFQLDFVRTGSGALITGYRFDRTAHDLHLLLPDPYTFPSNLLLEHLNTDLPGTTVVGGVVSGGLGPGYTRLFRDRDVLVSGVVGVRLPGTHGVPIVSQGCRPIGHPYIVTGADGAVITELGGRTPLQRLREIVVGLPPSEQELVSRGLQIGIVVDEHLAAPGQGDFMIRGLLGADPSTGAIEIGEVVEVGTTVQFQVRDAVGADRDLRLAVERAEAELPGRPIGALLFTCNGRGRRMFGVADHDAATIEDLLGGIPLAGFFAAGEIGPIAGRNALHGFTASMALFTDDT; from the coding sequence ATGCGGATCGGAGTCGGGGTTTCCACCGCTGCTGACGCCCGTCAGGCCGCGGTGGAGGCCGCAGCGCACGCGCGCGATGAGCTCGCGGGTGAGCCGCCTTCCCTGGCCGTGCTACTCGGTTCGCGAGCGCACACCGACCAGGCTGCCGACGTCCTCGAGGCGGTGCAGGAGACGGTCAAGCCGCCCGCGCTGATCGGTTGTGTTGCACAGGGGATCGTCGCCGGCCGCCACGAGATGGAGAACGAGCCCGCGGTGACGGTGTGGCTGGCGTCCGGCCTGGCCGCCGAGACCTTCCAGCTGGACTTCGTCCGCACCGGCTCGGGCGCCCTCATCACCGGTTACCGGTTCGACCGGACCGCACACGATCTGCACCTGCTGCTGCCCGACCCATACACGTTCCCGTCGAACCTGCTCCTCGAGCATCTCAACACCGACCTGCCGGGCACGACCGTCGTGGGCGGTGTGGTGAGCGGTGGACTGGGCCCGGGCTACACCCGGCTGTTCCGCGACCGCGACGTGCTCGTCTCCGGCGTCGTGGGCGTGCGCCTGCCCGGCACGCACGGTGTCCCGATCGTGTCGCAGGGCTGCCGGCCGATAGGCCACCCGTACATCGTCACCGGCGCCGACGGCGCCGTAATCACCGAGCTGGGCGGCCGAACGCCGTTGCAGCGCCTGCGCGAGATCGTCGTGGGCCTGCCGCCCAGCGAGCAGGAACTGGTCAGCCGCGGCCTGCAGATTGGCATCGTCGTCGACGAGCACCTGGCGGCCCCGGGCCAGGGCGACTTCATGATCCGCGGGCTGCTGGGCGCCGACCCCTCGACCGGGGCGATCGAGATCGGCGAGGTCGTCGAAGTCGGCACGACCGTGCAGTTCCAGGTCCGTGACGCGGTGGGGGCCGACAGGGACTTGCGCCTGGCCGTGGAGCGGGCGGAAGCCGAGCTGCCCGGGCGCCCGATCGGCGCGCTGTTGTTCACCTGCAACGGGCGTGGTCGGCGGATGTTCGGCGTCGCCGACCACGACGCGGCGACGATCGAGGACCTCCTCGGCGGGATTCCGCTAGCCGGCTTCTTCGCCGCTGGAGAGATCGGTCCGATCGCGGGCCGCAACGCGCTGCACGGATTCACCGCGTCGATGGCGCTGTTCACCGACGACACGTGA
- a CDS encoding ATP-binding protein gives MAVVERAIAPVVLAALADTPVVVVNGARQVGKTTLVARLDYPRSSEVVSLDDAANRDAARDDPRAFVSRPVDTLVIDEAQLEPGLFRAIKAEVDRDRRPGRFLLTGSARLLSAPDMASALVGRVEIIELWPFSQGERAGFADHFVDLLFTGPRELLQGSDMRRAELVERIATGGFPDVVARSPSRRRPWFDNYLITATQSVIRELSAIERLAEIPRLLRLCAARTGAELNVSALANELSIPARTTDGYLALLEAAFLVHRVPAWSTNLSRKVIRRPKLVVSDSGLACHLLGVAGAMLDRRGGPLGPLLETFVANEIRKQLTWSTERASLWHFRDRGGAEVDLVLEHPDGRVCGIEVKATSTPRAEDLRGLRYLADRLGDRFQFGVLLTAAPEATPFGPKLAALPVSALWAREIRQARRQ, from the coding sequence ATGGCCGTCGTCGAACGCGCGATCGCACCCGTCGTGCTGGCCGCTCTCGCCGACACCCCGGTCGTCGTCGTCAACGGCGCGCGTCAGGTCGGAAAGACCACACTCGTTGCGCGACTTGACTATCCGAGGTCCAGTGAAGTCGTTTCCCTCGACGACGCCGCCAACCGTGATGCTGCACGCGACGATCCCCGCGCATTCGTATCCCGGCCGGTGGACACGCTGGTGATCGACGAGGCGCAGCTCGAACCCGGCCTGTTCCGGGCGATTAAAGCCGAGGTTGACCGGGATCGCCGGCCCGGCCGCTTCCTGCTCACCGGTTCGGCGCGGCTGCTCTCCGCCCCCGACATGGCCAGCGCGCTGGTCGGCCGGGTCGAGATCATCGAGCTGTGGCCGTTCTCGCAAGGCGAGCGCGCCGGCTTCGCGGACCACTTCGTCGATCTGCTGTTCACGGGCCCCCGCGAGCTTCTTCAGGGCTCGGATATGCGGCGCGCCGAGCTGGTCGAACGGATCGCCACAGGAGGCTTTCCCGACGTCGTCGCCCGTTCACCGTCGAGGCGCCGCCCGTGGTTCGACAACTATCTCATCACCGCGACGCAGTCGGTCATTCGCGAGCTTTCGGCGATCGAGCGGCTTGCCGAAATCCCGCGACTGCTCCGGCTGTGCGCCGCGCGGACCGGCGCCGAACTCAACGTGAGCGCGCTGGCCAACGAACTGTCGATTCCGGCCCGCACCACCGACGGCTATCTGGCCTTGCTGGAAGCGGCCTTCCTTGTCCACCGGGTGCCGGCCTGGTCGACCAACCTGAGCCGCAAGGTCATTCGCAGACCCAAGCTGGTTGTGTCCGACAGTGGCCTGGCGTGTCATTTGCTCGGGGTTGCCGGTGCGATGCTGGATCGTCGCGGCGGCCCGCTTGGCCCGCTGCTGGAGACGTTCGTGGCCAACGAGATCCGCAAGCAACTCACCTGGTCGACCGAGCGGGCGAGTCTCTGGCACTTTCGCGACCGCGGCGGCGCCGAAGTCGATCTTGTGCTCGAACACCCCGATGGGCGGGTCTGCGGCATCGAAGTCAAGGCGACCAGCACGCCGCGGGCCGAGGACCTGCGAGGTCTGCGCTATCTGGCCGACAGGCTCGGTGACCGGTTTCAGTTCGGCGTGCTGCTCACCGCCGCGCCGGAAGCCACGCCGTTCGGCCCGAAGCTGGCGGCGTTACCGGTCAGCGCGCTATGGGCCCGCGAAATTCGCCAGGCGCGTCGCCAGTGA
- a CDS encoding type II toxin-antitoxin system VapC family toxin yields the protein MIVDASAIVAIVLDAPHSEQLAELVLDATAPKMSAATAVEVSAVLTRRLRPEDQRRVERLLDVWEVELVPFDAEQAAIACTAYRDFGRGSGHPAALNLGDCYSYALADVTGEPLLFAGDDFVHTDVTAAYPG from the coding sequence GTGATCGTCGACGCCTCCGCGATCGTGGCGATCGTGCTCGACGCGCCGCACTCCGAACAGCTCGCCGAGCTTGTGTTGGATGCGACGGCGCCCAAGATGTCGGCGGCCACTGCCGTGGAAGTTAGTGCCGTCTTGACCCGCCGCCTGCGTCCTGAGGACCAACGACGGGTCGAGCGACTGCTCGACGTGTGGGAGGTCGAGCTCGTGCCGTTCGATGCTGAGCAAGCTGCCATCGCGTGCACGGCCTACCGCGACTTCGGGCGGGGCAGCGGGCACCCGGCCGCACTCAACCTCGGCGACTGCTACTCGTACGCCCTCGCGGACGTCACCGGCGAACCGCTGCTTTTTGCCGGCGATGATTTCGTTCACACCGACGTCACCGCCGCCTATCCCGGTTGA
- a CDS encoding class I SAM-dependent methyltransferase, giving the protein MARTDNDTWEITESVGATALGVAAARAAETESENPLISDPFARVFLDAAGDGMWNWFAAPDLPAEIVEAEPDLKPRMQGMVDYMAARTAFFDQFFLDATRAGVRQVVILAAGLDSRAWRLPWPAGTSVYELDQPRVLEFKSSALRETGAQPKCNLVSVPVDLRHDWPDALRQAGFDASAPSVWSAEGLLPFLPADAQELLFERVQALGADGSRIAVEAPGPDFLDPDAIAKRRETMQRVRDLMAKLEPQRDIPDVQDLWYFEEREDVDAWLRRHGWDVAVTPAEELMARYDRRPPGIEDAAPKTLFVAAQRSE; this is encoded by the coding sequence GTGGCCAGGACCGACAACGACACGTGGGAGATCACCGAGAGCGTGGGTGCGACGGCGTTGGGCGTCGCGGCGGCCCGTGCTGCGGAAACCGAGAGCGAGAACCCGCTGATCAGCGATCCGTTCGCGCGGGTGTTCCTCGATGCCGCCGGCGACGGTATGTGGAACTGGTTCGCGGCCCCCGACCTGCCCGCCGAGATCGTCGAGGCCGAACCCGACCTGAAGCCGCGGATGCAGGGAATGGTCGACTACATGGCCGCGCGGACGGCTTTTTTCGATCAGTTCTTCCTCGATGCGACCCGCGCGGGTGTGCGGCAGGTGGTGATCCTGGCCGCGGGATTGGACTCGCGGGCGTGGCGGCTGCCGTGGCCCGCCGGCACCAGCGTCTACGAACTCGACCAGCCGCGGGTGCTGGAATTCAAGTCGTCGGCGTTGCGGGAAACCGGTGCGCAGCCAAAGTGCAACCTGGTCAGTGTTCCGGTGGACCTGCGCCACGACTGGCCGGACGCGTTGCGGCAGGCCGGTTTTGACGCGTCCGCGCCGAGCGTCTGGTCGGCCGAGGGACTGTTGCCGTTCCTGCCGGCGGACGCCCAGGAGCTGCTTTTCGAGCGGGTGCAGGCGCTGGGCGCCGACGGTAGCCGGATCGCCGTGGAGGCGCCCGGCCCCGACTTCCTCGACCCGGACGCCATCGCGAAGCGGCGCGAGACGATGCAACGGGTGCGCGACCTGATGGCCAAGCTCGAGCCGCAACGCGACATCCCCGACGTCCAAGACCTGTGGTACTTCGAGGAGCGCGAGGACGTCGACGCCTGGTTGCGCCGCCACGGCTGGGACGTGGCGGTGACCCCGGCCGAGGAGCTGATGGCCCGCTACGATCGCCGGCCCCCCGGCATCGAAGACGCCGCACCGAAGACGCTTTTCGTGGCGGCCCAGCGGAGCGAGTGA
- a CDS encoding lysylphosphatidylglycerol synthase domain-containing protein yields the protein MRVDGRDITVTGSLLQPLTRRTNDILRLVLAAVYLVAVIVSSLITRPRWIALEKSVSEIVGVLSPTQSDVVYLAYGIAILALPFMILIGLIVSRQWKLLGAYAAAGLIAVLPLSISSNRLAAPRWHFEIPDRLNTLPAQFLDDPRWIAMLAAVLTVSGPWLPARWRHWWWTLLLAFVPIHLVVSAVVPARSLLGLAVGWFVGASVVLVVGTPALEVPLDGTVRAMAKRGFAVSRLMVVRPAGPGPLVLSATATDPSAEAAIELYGPHQSSGGALRQLWRKLRLRGSESAPLQASMRRAVEHRALMAIAIEEVGVANTSTLALATLERGWTLYAHQPVRGIPLDECAKTTSVHRVWESLRRMHDHQISHGDLRGDEITVDDGNVLFGGFGSAEYGATDAQLQSDIAQLLVTTSALYDAESAVAAAIGAFGKDTILTASRRLTKSAVPKRIRQSVPNPGAAISSARAEVMRQTGANQIETATITRFTRGQVIQLVLLGALVYVAYPFISTVPTFFSELRTANWWWALLGLTVSALTYVGAAAALWACADGAVSFWKLSIAQVANTFAATTTPAGVGGLALSTRLLQKGGLAALRATAAVALQQSVQVIVHVLLLILFSTFAGASADLSHFVPGATVLYLIVGVALGIVGAFLFVPRLRSWLATDVRPRLREVTSDLAELAREPKRLALIILGCTGTTLGAALALWASVEAFGGGATFVTVTVVTMVGGTLASTAPTPGGVGAVEAALIGGLAAFGVPAAVGVPSVLLYRVLTCWLPVFVGWPVMRWLTRTEMI from the coding sequence ATGCGGGTTGACGGGCGCGACATCACCGTTACCGGCAGCCTGCTGCAACCGCTGACCCGACGCACCAACGACATCCTGCGGCTCGTCCTGGCCGCGGTGTACCTCGTGGCGGTGATCGTCAGCTCGCTGATCACCCGGCCTCGCTGGATCGCGCTGGAGAAGTCCGTCTCGGAGATCGTCGGGGTCTTGTCCCCCACCCAATCCGACGTGGTGTACCTGGCGTACGGCATCGCGATCCTGGCGCTGCCGTTCATGATCCTGATCGGCCTGATCGTCTCCCGGCAATGGAAACTGCTGGGCGCATATGCCGCCGCCGGGCTGATCGCCGTGCTCCCGCTGTCGATCAGCAGCAACCGCCTCGCGGCGCCGCGATGGCACTTCGAGATCCCAGACCGGCTCAACACGTTGCCGGCCCAATTCCTCGACGACCCGCGGTGGATCGCGATGCTCGCCGCGGTGCTCACCGTGTCGGGCCCCTGGCTACCCGCGCGCTGGCGGCACTGGTGGTGGACGCTGCTGCTGGCCTTCGTGCCGATCCACCTCGTGGTCAGCGCCGTGGTTCCGGCCCGTTCACTACTGGGGCTCGCGGTGGGATGGTTCGTCGGCGCGTCGGTGGTCCTGGTCGTCGGCACGCCCGCTCTCGAGGTACCACTGGACGGCACGGTACGCGCGATGGCCAAACGCGGGTTCGCCGTGTCGCGGCTCATGGTGGTCCGACCGGCCGGGCCCGGCCCGCTCGTTCTTTCGGCAACGGCCACCGATCCCAGTGCCGAGGCGGCGATCGAGCTATACGGCCCCCATCAAAGCAGCGGCGGCGCGCTGCGGCAGCTCTGGCGCAAGCTGAGGCTGCGCGGCAGCGAGAGCGCTCCCCTGCAGGCCTCCATGCGCCGCGCTGTCGAGCACCGCGCGCTGATGGCCATCGCGATCGAAGAGGTGGGCGTGGCCAACACGTCGACGCTCGCGCTGGCCACCCTCGAACGCGGATGGACGTTGTACGCGCACCAGCCCGTTCGGGGGATCCCTCTCGACGAATGCGCGAAAACAACTTCGGTGCACCGGGTTTGGGAATCGCTGCGCAGGATGCACGACCACCAGATCTCCCATGGTGACCTGCGCGGCGACGAGATCACGGTCGACGACGGCAACGTGCTGTTCGGCGGCTTCGGCAGCGCCGAATACGGGGCCACCGACGCCCAGCTCCAATCCGACATCGCCCAACTCCTGGTGACGACATCGGCGCTCTACGACGCGGAGTCCGCGGTGGCCGCGGCGATCGGCGCGTTCGGCAAGGACACCATCCTGACCGCCTCGCGCAGGCTCACCAAATCCGCTGTGCCAAAACGAATCCGCCAATCGGTACCCAACCCGGGCGCCGCCATCTCCAGCGCCCGCGCGGAGGTGATGCGCCAAACCGGGGCCAATCAGATCGAAACCGCGACCATCACCCGGTTCACCCGCGGCCAGGTCATTCAACTGGTGCTGCTCGGGGCCCTGGTTTATGTCGCGTATCCGTTCATCAGCACCGTGCCGACCTTCTTTTCCGAGCTGCGAACCGCGAACTGGTGGTGGGCACTGCTGGGCTTGACCGTGTCGGCGCTCACCTATGTTGGTGCGGCGGCCGCGCTGTGGGCCTGCGCCGACGGGGCGGTGAGCTTTTGGAAGTTATCAATTGCCCAGGTAGCCAACACTTTTGCCGCTACCACAACCCCGGCCGGTGTCGGCGGTCTGGCGCTCAGCACACGGCTCTTGCAGAAGGGCGGTCTTGCCGCTCTGCGTGCCACCGCCGCGGTGGCGCTGCAGCAATCGGTGCAGGTGATCGTCCACGTCCTGTTGCTGATCCTGTTCAGCACTTTTGCCGGCGCTTCGGCCGACCTCTCGCATTTCGTGCCGGGCGCCACGGTGCTGTACCTGATCGTGGGCGTGGCGCTCGGGATCGTCGGCGCATTTCTGTTCGTGCCCAGGCTGCGGAGCTGGCTAGCGACGGACGTGCGCCCGAGGCTGCGGGAGGTTACCAGCGACCTCGCCGAGCTTGCCCGCGAACCCAAACGATTGGCGCTAATCATACTCGGTTGTACCGGAACGACTCTCGGCGCCGCGTTGGCGCTGTGGGCGAGCGTCGAAGCATTCGGTGGCGGCGCGACGTTCGTCACCGTCACCGTGGTCACGATGGTGGGCGGGACCCTGGCCTCGACGGCGCCGACGCCCGGTGGCGTCGGCGCCGTCGAGGCGGCGTTGATCGGTGGGCTCGCCGCCTTCGGTGTGCCCGCGGCCGTGGGCGTGCCGTCGGTGCTGCTGTATCGGGTGCTCACCTGCTGGCTCCCGGTGTTCGTCGGGTGGCCCGTGATGCGCTGGCTCACCCGCACCGAGATGATCTGA